Proteins encoded within one genomic window of Oncorhynchus nerka isolate Pitt River linkage group LG9b, Oner_Uvic_2.0, whole genome shotgun sequence:
- the fuz gene encoding protein fuzzy homolog, giving the protein MMLQQAGSVQLLCLTANSGVPFFTRGASKQLPFSIIGSLNGVHMFGAGQGVVLAGCETDRGGRMVWRVFQDSVMLIAVSSGRQAQQEGGGAGEEDLHLRRLLENVWNCMVLVLGQDELASLRNVERLKRDLRSCYRLIDQLLEGGQGQEGIMGDLTHCADCLLPPNATLLQEGLDGFTQAADSEFGCLMVHGRIATATEKWWRLAPQEVVLLSVLTRSLSLSGSASCDTPVFLPQGSPTVAHRLLRFQLLPGVDVCVLCGPSPTLHRAESELVGCFWSPLLEALRGSLAVGERCLPGSVTLRPDVLALLLINRESRRSVSCVKAIITNPNHPPSDHPLPSKARCWELLRLFYTFTTTRYFPLEETPALTPGEKAQRGDSLREDFALGFSHQPLQCYLVTEECKCFGLQTAQHQLYLLTPLSVPTFALSSVATQTLSAITLATGF; this is encoded by the coding sequence ATGATGCTCCAACAGGCAGGCTCTGTGCAGCTTCTCTGCCTCACTGCCAACAGTGGGGTTCCTTTCTTCACCCGGGGGGCCTCTAAGCAACTCCCCTTCTCCATCATCGGCTCCCTGAACGGTGTGCACATGTTCGGAGCGGGCCAGGGGGTGGTGCTGGCTGGCTGTGAGACTGATCGTGGAGGCCGGATGGTGTGGAGGGTATTTCAGGACAGCGTGATGCTCATAGCAGTGAGCAGCGGTAGGCAGGCCCAGCAGGAAGGTGGTGGTGCAGGTGAAGAAGACCTCCACCTGCGGCGCCTGCTGGAGAACGTGTGGAACTGCATGGTGCTGGTGCTGGGGCAGGATGAGCTGGCCAGCTTGAGGAACGTGGAGCGGCTGAAGAGGGACCTGCGCTCCTGCTACCGCCTCATCGACCAGCTCCTAGAGGGGGGACAAGGACAGGAGGGCATTATGGGGGACCTGACGCATTGCGCGGACTGCCTGCTGCCCCCCAATGCCACCCTGCTTCAGGAGGGCCTAGACGGCTTTACCCAGGCAGCAGATAGCGAGTTTGGCTGCCTGATGGTCCACGGACGGATAGCCACTGCCACGGAAAAATGGTGGCGTCTGGCGCCGCAGGAAGTGGTTCTCCTATCCGTTCtgacccgctctctctccctctcaggctCTGCATCCTGTGACACCCCTGTCTTCCTGCCCCAGGGCAGCCCCACCGTGGCACATCGCCTGCTCCGCTTCCAGCTGCTTCCGGGAGTGGATGTGTGCGTGCTGTGCGGCCCCAGTCCCACCCTGCACAGGGCTGAGAGCGAGCTGGTGGGTTGTTTCTGGTCTCCTCTACTGGAGGCCCTGAGAGGCAGCCTGGCCGTGGGGGAGCGCTGCCTGCCAGGCTCTGTGACCCTCCGCCCTGATGTCCTGGCTCTGTTGCTCATCAACAGAGAGTCCCGTCGCTCTGTCTCCTGTGTGAAGGCCATCATTACTAACCCCAACCATCCTCCCAGTGACCATCCTCTGCCCTCCAAGGCACGCTGCTGGGAGCTGCTCAGGCTCTTCTACACTTTCACCACCACTCGCTACTTTCCTCTGGAGGAGACCCCGGCCCTGACCCCAGGGGAGAAGGCCCAACGTGGGGACTCCCTCCGGGAGGACTTTGCCCTGGGCTTCTCCCACCAGCCGCTGCAGTGCTACCTGGTGACTGAGGAGTGTAAGTGTTTTGGCCTGCAGACTGCCCAACATCAGCTCTACCTGCTCACCCCTCTCTCAGTGCCTACCTTCGCCCTAAGCTCCGTGGCTACACAGACCCTCTCCGCCATCACTTTAGCCACAGGATTTTAG